A window of the Thalassophryne amazonica chromosome 11, fThaAma1.1, whole genome shotgun sequence genome harbors these coding sequences:
- the LOC117519832 gene encoding protocadherin gamma-A12-like produces MAGGLLQRFKWRLFSRLWWPRWMIVCLVFFTSVANCQIRYSIPEEMKKGSLIGNVAQDLGLDVKRLRSGRARIVTEESIQHVELKTDKGILVVKDRIDREQLCGDVTPCSFSFEIILENPIELHRVVVEILDINDHSPVFRNNRIKMEISESAVIGSRFVLESADDPDVGVNALQKYVLSTSDNFVLKEHANPDGSKFAELILQKQLDREENSRLSFRMIAIDGGTPQRSGTVNIDITVLDANDNPPVFNQSLYRAAVLEESALGTHIITINATDADSGSNGLVTYAFSNLKENLADMFKIDKNTGIITISGTLDYEKDKKYEIRVEAKDQGGLTDLSKVIIDVIDVNDNAPLLNVMSFSNTLSEDAPLGSTVAVFTVKDADSERNGQITCSINSRLPFKIKSSLTSYYSLVSDTEFDREQTPEYNISITATDSGSPPLSSTINLHLRISDINDNAPVFHKSIYTAYVTENNSPGVCVITVSAYDSDWSNNARISYILEDTEIGGFPGSTYVSVNSETGVVSAVRSFDYEQIKQLHVVIKAQDGGSPPLSCNVTVKIVIQDQNDNAPQVLYPVQTGGSVVAEMVPRSADVGYLVTKVVAVDVDSGQNAWLSYKLQKATDRALFEVGLQNGEIRTIRQVTDKDSVKQRLTVFVEDNGQPSRSATVTVNVAVADSYPEVLSEFTDFTHDKEYNDNLTFYLVLALAVVSFLFITCLVVIISVKIYRWRQSRILYHSSLPVIPYYPPRYSDTLGTGTLPHVYNYEVCRTTDSRKSDCKFGTAGSQNVLIMDPSSTGTMQRIQSEKNILDEPDSPLEVSCGF; encoded by the coding sequence ATGGCTGGTGGATTACTGCAACGTTTCAAATGGCGTCTTTTCTCCCGTTTGTGGTGGCCAAGATGGATGATCGTGTGCCTTGTGTTTTTCACGTCGGTGGCAAACTGTCAGATTCGGTATTCTATACCAGAGGAGATGAAGAAAGGCTCGCTTATCGGTAACGTAGCACAAGATCTTGGTTTGGATGTAAAAAGGCTCCGTTCCGGTCGAGCCCGTATCGTGACCGAGGAAAGCATCCAGCACGTCGAGCTGAAGACAGACAAAGGCATTTTGGTCGTGAAAGACAGAATAGACCGAGAGCAGCTTTGCGGGGATGTAACACCGTGCAGTTTCAGCTTCGAGATTATTTTAGAAAATCCAATTGAACTGCATCGTGTCGTCGTTGAAATTCTGGACATAAACGATCATTCACCCGTGTTTCGAAATAACCGCATAAAAATGGAAATTAGCGAGTCTGCTGTCATAGGATCTCGCTTTGTGTTGGAAAGTGCGGATGATCCAGATGTAGGAGTTAATGcattacaaaaatatgttttaagcACAAGCGACAATTTCGTTTTGAAGGAACacgcgaatccagatggaagtaAATTTGCAGAACTCATCCTACAGAAACAGCTGGACAGAGAGGAGAACTCCCGACTCTCATTTAGGATGATAGCGATAGACGGCGGAACACCGCAGAGGTCTGGTACAGTAAATATCGATATTACAGTTTTAGATGCCAATGACAACCCTCCAGTTTTTAATCAGTCATTATACAGAGCTGCTGTCTTAGAAGAGTCTGCTTTAGGTACCCATATAATCACAATAAATGCTACAGATGCTGACAGCGGGTCAAACGGCTTGGTGACGTACGCATTTTCTAATTTGAAAGAAAATCTGGCTGATatgtttaaaatagacaaaaacacGGGTATAATAACGATTTCAGGCACATTAGATTACGAAAAGGACAAAAAATATGAAATTAGAGTTGAAGCCAAAGATCAGGGCGGATTGACTGACCTCAGCAAAGTGATCATTGATGTTATAGACGTTAATGATAACGCACCACTTCTGAACGTCATGTCTTTTTCCAATACTCTGTCTGAGGACGCTCCTTTGGGCTCGACTGTAGCAGTTTTTACCGTTAAAGACGCAGATTCGGAAAGAAACGGGCAGATAACTTGCTCAATAAATAGTCGTTtacctttcaaaataaaatcatcTCTGACTAGTTATTATTCATTGGTTTCAGATACTGAATTTGACCGAGAACAAACACCAGAATACAACATTAGTATCACGGCGACCGATTCTGGCTCTCCGCCTCTCTCAAGTACTATAAATTTGCACCTTCGTATTTCTGATATTAATGACAACGCCCCGGTGTTTCATAAATCAATATATACTGCTTACGTCACAGAGAATAATTCTCCCGGTGTATGTGTAATCACTGTTAGCGCTTATGACTCAGACTGGAGTAATAACGCAAGAATCTCTTATATCCTGGAAGACACAGAAATCGGGGGTTTTCCAGGTTCTACTTACGTGTCTGTAAACTCTGAAACCGGAGTTGTAAGCGCCGTCCGTTCATTTGATTAtgaacaaattaaacaactgcacgTTGTCATCAaagcgcaggatggaggctccccTCCACTCAGTTGTAACGTGACTGTGAAAATAGTGATCCAGGACCAGAACGACAACGCCCCTCAGGTTCTGTACCCGGTCCAGACTGGAGGTTCTGTGGTGGCTGAGATGGTTCCTCGTTCAGCAGATGTGGGCTATCTGGTGACTAAAGTGGTGGCTGTTGATGTGGACTCTGGACAGAATGCCTGGCTCTCCTATAAACTGCAGAAAGCCACAGACAGGGCGCTGTTTGAAGTGGGTTTACAGAATGGAGAAATAAGAACTATCCGCCAAGTCACTGATAAAGATTCTGTCAAACAAAGACTGACTGTGTTCGTGGAGGACAATGGGCAGCCCTCTCGTTCAGCTACAGTCACTGTTAACGTGGCGGTGGCGGACAGCTACCCTGAAGTGCTGTCGGAGTTCACTGACTTTACGCACGACAAGGAGTACAATGACAACCTGACTTTTTACTTAGTGCTGGCTTTGGCTGTAGTTTCCTTTCTCTTCATCACGTGTTTAGTGGTTATTATATCAGTGAAAATCTACAGATGGAGACAGTCTCGCATCCTGTATCACTCCAGTctcccggtgattccatattatcCACCACGTTACTCAGACACTTTGGGGACAGGGACTCTGCCACACGTGTACAACTACGAGGTGTGCAGGACGACTGACTCCAGAAAGAGTGACTGTAAGTTTGGAACAGCTGGTAGTCAGAACGTGCTGATAATGGACCCCAGTTCTACAGGAACCATGCAGCGGATACAGAGTGAAAAGAACATCCTGGATGAACCAGACTCTCCTCTAGAGGTGAGttgtggtttttaa
- the LOC117520470 gene encoding protocadherin gamma-A5-like: MESGKYLQGTLRWRIFISCVVLVIQFAEGQLRYSIPEEMKKGSLIGNMASDLGIELQRLRSGRARLVSGESAQYTELRTDKGLLVVKERIDREQLCGDLTPCSFSFDLILESPMELHHVTVEVLDVNDNSPFFHQQDLKLTIGESAAAGARFVLPRATDPDVGVNGLQDYNLSPNENFVLKKHSDDDGRKYAEMVLGKPLDRERHPSLSLKLIAVDGGTPQRSGTVNIDITVQDANDNAPVFSESAYKATVLENASIGTHIITVNATDADSGANGLIYYSISKMQGVIGDMFKINKTTGMIYLSGEIDYEKVKKYEIRIEATDQGALTDSSKVTVEVIDVNDNPPVITLMSFTSPVSEDSPSGTTIGIISVKDFDSGDNGHVTCRIEHNTPFKIKSNLRNYYTLVTDAALDHETVSDYNITVVATDGGIPSLSAKKTFHVKISDVNDNAPVFPKSIYKAFVTENNPSGVSLLTVSARDPDEIQNARISYILQQDGSNIGGSPVSDYVVVNAETGVINAVRSFDYEVIKKVMFIIKAQDGGSPPLSSNVTVKIMIQDQNDNTPQVLYPVQTGGSVVAEMVPRSADVGYLVTKVVAVDVDSGQNAWLSYKLQKATDRVLFEVGLQNGEIRTIRQVTDKDAVKQRLTVFVEDNGQPSRSATVIVNMAVADSYPEVLSEFTDFTHDKEYNDNLTFYLVLALAVVSFLFITCLVVIISVKIYRWRQSRILYHSSLPVIPYYPPRYSDTLGTGTLPHVYNYEVCRTTDSRKSDCKFGTAGSQKVLIMDPSSTGTMQQIQSEKNILNEPDSPLEVS, from the coding sequence ATGGAGTCCGGAAAATATCTCCAAGGGACACTAAGATGGCGCATTTTTATTTCCTGCGTCGTTCTTGTTATCCAGTTCGCCGAGGGACAGCTTCGATATTCTATTCCAGAGGAGATGAAGAAAGGTTCTCTTATCGGAAACATGGCGTCGGACCTCGGAATAGAACTGCAGAGGCTCCGTTCGGGCCGAGCTCGGCTTGTGAGTGGAGAAAGCGCCCAGTACACGGAGCTGAGGACAGACAAAGGGCTTTTAGTCGTCAAGGAGAGAATTGACCGAGAGCAGCTTTGTGGAGACCTAACACCGTGCAGCTTCagctttgatttgattttagaaAGTCCCATGGAGCTTCACCACGTCACAGTCGAAGTATTAGACGTGAATGATAATTCGCCTTTTTTTCACCAGCAAGATCTGAAGCTGACGATCGGTGAGTCAGCCGCAGCCGGAGCACGCTTTGTTCTGCCCAGAGCCACGGACCCTGATGTGGGAGTTAACGGCCTTCAGGACTATAATTTATCTCCAAATgaaaattttgttttaaaaaagcaCTCAGATGATGATGGGAGGAAATATGCAGAGATGGTGCTGGGAAAACCTTTGGACAGAGAGCGACATCCAAGTCTGTCCCTCAAACTGATAGCAGTGGACGGCGGAACCCCACAGAGATCCGGTACCGTAAACATAGACATCACTGTTCAAGATGCTAATGACAATGCGCCTGTTTTCAGCGAATCAGCATACAAGGCCACGGTCTTGGAAAATGCTTCGATCGGAACACATATCATCACTGTTAATGCCACTGATGCAGACAGCGGTGCAAATGGACTCATTTATTATTCCATTTCCAAAATGCAAGGCGTGATTGGTGATATgtttaaaattaataaaacaacagGCATGATATATCTGTCAGGGGAAATTGATTATGAGAAAGTCAAGAAATACGAAATACGCATAGAAGCCACAGATCAAGGAGCTTTAACAGACTCCAGTAAAGTCACAGTGGAAGTAATTGATGTGAATGATAATCCACCTGTTATTACTCTTATGTCATTCACGAGTCCTGTGTCAGAGGACTCTCCTTCTGGCACAACCATTGGTATAATTAGTGTTAAAGATTTTGACTCAGGAGACAACGGACACGTGACCTGTAGAATAGAACATAACACCCCTTTCAAAATAAAGTCAAATTTAAGAAACTACTACACATTAGTAACAGATGCTGCATTAGATCACGAAACTGTATCAGACTATAACATCACAGTAGTTGCAACAGATGGAGGTATACCttctttatcagcaaagaaaacatTTCATGTAAAGATCTCTGATGTCAATGATAATGCTCCAGTGTTTCCAAAGAGTATTTACAAAGCCTTTGTGACAGAGAATAACCCATCAGGCGTTTCTCTTCTTACTGTATCTGCAAGAGACCCAGATGAAATCCAAAATGCAAGAATATCTTATATCCTGCAACAAGATGGCAGTAATATAGGTGGGTCACCAGTGTCGGACTATGTTGTGGTCAATGCAGAAACCGGAGTGATAAATGCAGTGCGTTCATTTGATTATGAAGTAATCAAAAAGGTGATGTTTATTATCAAAGCACAGGATGGAGGCTCCCCTCCCCTCAGCAGTAACGTGACTGTGAAAATAATGATCCAGGACCAGAACGACAACACCCCTCAGGTTCTGTACCCGGTCCAGACTGGAGGCTCTGTGGTGGCTGAGATGGTTCCTCGTTCAGCAGATGTGGGCTATCTGGTGACTAAAGTGGTGGCTGTTGATGTGGACTCTGGACAGAATGCCTGGCTCTCCTATAAACTGCAGAAAGCCACAGACAGGGTGCTGTTTGAAGTGGGTTTACAGAATGGAGAAATAAGAACTATCCGCCAAGTCACTGATAAAGATGCTGTCAAACAAAGACTGACTGTGTTCGTGGAGGACAACGGGCAGCCCTCTCGTTCAGCTACAGTCATTGTTAACATGGCGGTGGCGGACAGCTACCCTGAAGTGCTGTCAGAGTTCACTGACTTTACGCACGACAAGGAATACAATGACAACCTGACTTTTTACTTAGTGCTGGCTTTGGCTGTAGTTTCCTTTCTCTTCATCACGTGTTTAGTGGTTATTATATCAGTGAAAATCTACAGATGGAGACAGTCTCGCATCCTGTATCACTCCAGTctcccggtgattccatattatcCACCACGTTACTCAGACACTTTGGGGACAGGGACTCTGCCACACGTGTACAACTACGAGGTGTGCAGGACGACTGACTCCAGAAAGAGTGACTGTAAGTTCGGCACAGCTGGTAGTCAGAAGGTGCTGATAATGGACCCCAGTTCTACAGGAACCATGCAGCAGATACAGAGTGAAAAGAACATCCTGAATGAACCAGACTCTCCTCTAGAGGTGAGTTAA
- the LOC117519834 gene encoding protocadherin gamma-A2-like, with translation MDTLTRKSTSLDWRVTILSFCVVAAVGGQIRYSVPEEMRKGLIVGNVAKDLGLEMKRLVTGRARLVIEGSNQYVALDQNKGHIVVNERTDREKLCAKKTPCSFTLEIVLEDPLELFAVTIEIQDINDHSPVFPKKEINLEISESTPIGTIFLLDSAADPDVGMNALQSYSLKANDNFILKQHTRSDGSKYAEMVLERALDRERKTEHALILTAVDGGEPQRSGTVRIHVSVLDANDNAPVFTQPLYKLAVLENVPRGTNIITVTAVDADQGYNGNVTYSFTHLEDDSSCPFQINSYSGEIKLTGDIDYEMSPNYEINLQAKDPWGVLGVSKLIVDVVDVNDNTPVITMASFSGKISEDSTPGTVVALVSVQDKDSGKNGIVHLKVDERLPFKIKSSLRNYYALVTEQDLDREKQSRYNITLTATDEGLPALSSIKTVVLDVTDVNDNAPTFSQSVYVTQVMENNSPGVPVLQTQASDPDLGQNARVSYLLIDEDVNGIPVSTYFSINTESGVIQSLRSLDYEQVKVYKMRVKAQDGGSPPLSSNATVFVHVQDQNDNAPQVLYPVQTGGSVVAEMVPRSADVGYLVTKVVAVDVDSGQNAWLSYKLQKATDRALFEVGLQNGEIRTIRQVTDKDAVKQRLTVFVEDNGQPSRSATVIVNVAVADSYPEVLSEFTDFTHDKEYNDNLTFYLVLALAVVSFLFITCLVVIISVKIYRWRQSRILYHSSLPVIPYYPPRYSDTLGTGTLPHVYSYEVCRTTDSRKSDIKPTHYMEPMSPSLVSVDKAGTDAQQNEEDSLTMSRLPTLVSSLNFIKNAY, from the coding sequence ATGGATACACTGACGCGCAAAAGCACATCCCTGGATTGGAGAGTCACCATCTTGTCTTTCTGCGTCGTTGCTGCAGTCGGAGGACAAATTCGTTATTCTGTTCCGGAGGAGATGAGAAAAGGGCTGATTGTCGGAAACGTTGCAAAGGATCTGGGCTTGGAGATGAAAAGGTTGGTAACTGGTAGGGCTCGACTTGTTATTGAAGGCAGTAACCAGTACGTCGCGCTGGACCAGAACAAAGGACATATTGTTGTGAACGAaagaacagacagagaaaaattaTGCGCCAAGAAAACTCCGTGCAGCTTCACTCTGGAAATTGTCCTCGAAGATCCACTTGAATTGTTTGCCGTTACCATTGAAATACAAGATATTAATGATCATTCTCCGGTTTTTCCCAAAAAGGAAATTAATTTAGAAATAAGCGAATCAACGCCCATTGGGACTATATTCTTACTCGACAGTGCAGCTGATCCCGACGTCGGAATGAACGCCCTGCAGAGCTACTCTTTAAAAGCAAATGATAATTTCATTCTTAAACAGCACACTCGGTCAGATGGGAGCAAATACGCTGAAATGGTGCTCGAGCGCGCGCTTGACCGCGAAAGAAAAACCGAACACGCCCTGATATTAACGGCTGTGGATGGCGGAGAACCGCAGAGATCTGGAACGGTTAGGATACATGTGTCCGTTCTTGACGCAAATGACAACGCGCCTGTTTTTACGCAGCCGTTATATAAATTGGCAGTGTTGGAAAATGTGCCGCGTGGCACAAATATTATCACAGTGACTGCTGTGGACGCAGATCAAGGTTACAACGGAAACGTAACTTATTCTTTCACGCATCTGGAGGATGACTCCTCTTGTCCTTTCCAAATAAATTCTTACAGTGGGGAGATCAAACTCACAGGTGACATCGACTATGAAATGTCTCCAAATTATGAAATTAATCTTCAGGCAAAAGATCCGTGGGGTGTTCTGGGCGTCAGCAAATTAATTGTTGATGTAGTCGATGTAAATGATAACACTCCAGTCATCACAATGGCTTCTTTTTCTGGTAAAATTTCGGAGGATTCGACCCCAGGTACAGTTGTAgctctggttagtgtccaagataAAGATTCTGGTAAAAACGGAATTGTTCATTTAAAAGTAGATGAGCGCCTCCCGTTTAAAATAAAATCATCTCTCAGAAACTATTACGCATTAGTAACTGAACAAGACCTTGACAGAGAAAAGCAGTCTCGATATAATATCACACTAACTGCCACAGACGAAGGCTTGCCCGCTTTATCAAGCATTAAAACTGTCGTTTTAGATGTTACTGACGTTAATGACAATGCCCCGACTTTCAGTCAAAGTGTTTACGTCACTCAGGTAATGGAGAATAATTCTCCTGGTGTCCCTGTGTTGCAGACACAGGCCTCCGATCCAGATCTGGGTCAGAACGCACGGGTATCATATTTGCTTATAGATGAAGATGTGAATGGAATTCCGGTTTCCACTTACTTCTCGATTAACACGGAGAGTGGAGTCATTCAGTCTCTGCGTTCTCTCGATTACGAGCAAGTCAAAGTGTACAAAATGCGAGTTAAGGCGCAAGATGGGGGCTCGCCACCACTCAGCAGCAACGCGACAGTTTTTGTACACGTCCAGGACCAGAACGACAACGCCCCTCAGGTTCTGTACCCGGTCCAGACTGGAGGCTCTGTGGTGGCTGAGATGGTTCCTCGTTCAGCAGATGTGGGCTATCTGGTGACTAAAGTGGTGGCTGTTGATGTGGACTCTGGACAGAATGCTTGGCTCTCCTATAAACTGCAGAAAGCCACAGACAGGGCGCTGTTTGAAGTGGGTTTACAGAATGGAGAAATAAGAACTATCCGCCAAGTCACTGATAAAGATGCTGTCAAACAAAGACTGACTGTGTTCGTGGAGGACAACGGGCAGCCCTCTCGTTCAGCTACAGTCATTGTTAACGTGGCGGTGGCGGACAGCTACCCTGAAGTGCTGTCAGAGTTCACTGACTTTACGCACGACAAGGAGTACAATGACAACCTGACTTTTTACTTAGTGCTGGCTTTGGCTGTAGTTTCCTTTCTCTTCATCACGTGTTTAGTGGTTATTATATCAGTGAAAATCTACAGATGGAGGCAATCTCGCATCCTATATCACTCCAGTCTCCCGGTGATTCCTTATTATCCACCACGTTACTCAGACACTTTGGGGACAGGGACTCTGCCACACGTGTACAGCTACGAGGTGTGCAGGACGACTGACTCCAGAAAGAGTGACATTAAACCAACCCACTATATGGAGCCGATGAGCCCGAGTTTGGTTAGTGTTGATAAGGCTGGAACAGATGCACAACAAAATGAAGAAGACTCACTGACAATGTCTCGCTTGCCGACTCTGGTAAGTTCACTTAATTTTAtaaaaaatgcatattga
- the LOC117519829 gene encoding protocadherin gamma-A3-like, whose product MMENRRSLVHLHKRWRFFYGLLVLLFHAFNTAGGQIRYSIPEEMKKGSVIGNVAQDLGLDVKRLRSGRARIVTSENIQYTELKTDKGILLVNERIDREQLCGDVTPCSFSFEMILENPMELHRITVEILDINDHAPVFPNGDRSLNFEISESVMVGMQFPLQGAEDLDVGQNALQNYILSPNDNFVLRQLANPDGSKNVEMVLQKALDRELRPKLSLKLIAVDGGTLQRSGTVNIDITVLDANDNVPIFNQTVYKAYVIENTAKGTGIITVNATDADSGSHGEMSYSLSKMKGSSADMFNINENTGTIYVSGQIDYEKDKKYEVRVEAKDHGGLTGTSKVIIDVVDVNDNAPVINIMSFSSLVSEDARPGTTIALLNIKDADSDKNGQVKCSINGKLPFKFESSLTSYYNLISDQYFDRETVAEYNITITAIDSGSPPLSSSTRLHLKISDVNDNAPMFDKNIYTARIIENNPPGLSIFAVSARDSDWNQNARISYLLEDTHVSGYPISTYVSLNSDTGDISAVRSFDYEQIKEIQLVVKAQDGGSPPLSSNATVKIMIQDHNDNAPQVLYPVQTGGSVVAEMVPRSADVGYLVTKVVAVDVDSGQNAWLSYKLQKATDRALFEVGLQNGEIRTIRQVTDKDAVKQRLTVFVEDNGQPSRSATVIVNVAVADSYPEVLSEFTDFTHDKEYNDNLTFYLVLALAVVSFLFITCLVVIISVKIYRWRQSRILYHSSLPVIPYYPPRYSDTLGTGTLPHVYNYEVCRTTDSRKSDCKFGTAGSQKVLIMDPSSTGTMQRIQSEKNILDEPDSPLEVSCGLSVF is encoded by the coding sequence ATGATGGAAAACCGACGATCTCTCGTCCACCTCCACAAAAGATGGCGATTCTTTTATGGACTGCTCGTTCTTCTCTTCCACGCATTTAACACGGCAGGTGGTCAGATTCGGTATTCTATTCCGGAGGAGATGAAGAAAGGTTCTGTTATTGGTAATGTTGCGCAAGACCTTGGCTTGGATGTGAAAAGGCTTCGTTCTGGCCGTGCCCGTATCGTCACCTCGGAAAATATTCAGTACACCGAGctgaagacagacaaaggaattctgctcGTGAATGAGAGAATTGACAGAGAGCAGCTTTGTGGAGACGTAACGCCGTGCAGCTTCAGTTTTGAGATGATTTTGGAAAACCCAATGGAATTGCACAGAATAACAGTTGAGATTTTGGATATTAATGATCACGCTCCCGTCTTCCCAAACGGAGATCGATCTCTCAATTTTGAAATAAGTGAATCTGTTATGGTCGGAATGCAGTTTCCACTGCAGGGCGCAGAGGACCTCGATGTGGGCCAAAACGCACTGCAAAATTATATTTTATCACCAAACGATAATTTCGTTTTGAGGCAACTTGCAAATCCGGACGGCAGTAAAAATGTGGAAATGGTGCTGCAGAAAGCTTTAGACAGAGAGCTTCGACCCAAACTGTCGTTAAAATTAATCGCAGTGGACGGAGGAACACTGCAGCGATCTGGCACGGTAAATATAGACATTACAGTTTTAGATGCCAATGACAACGTTCCGATATTTAATCAAACAGTATATAAAGCATATGTGATTGAGAACACAGCTAAAGGAACCGGTATTATTACAGTAAACGCCACAGATGCTGATAGCGggtcacatggagaaatgtcatACAGTTTGTCTAAAATGAAAGGCAGTTCCGCAGATATgttcaatataaatgaaaatactggCACCATTTATGTGTCTGGACAGATAGATtatgaaaaagacaaaaaatacgagGTGAGAGTAGAAGCAAAAGATCACGGTGGCCTAACTGGGACAAGTAAAGTAATAATTGATGTTGTTGACGTCAACGATAATGCACCAGTTATTAATATTATGTCATTCTCTAGTCTCGTGTCTGAAGACGCACGGCCTGGCACAACCATTGCTTTACTCAACATAAAAGATGCAGATTCAGATAAAAACGGTCAGGTAAAGTGTTCTATAAATGGTAAACTCCCATTTAAATTCGAATCGTCTCTAACAAGCTATTATAATTTAATATCTGATCAATATTTTGATAGAGAGACTGTCGCAGAATATAATATAACAATAACAGCCATCGATTCCGGGTCACCGCCTCTTTCTAGCTCAACAAGATTACACCTTAAAATATCTGACGTAAATGATAATGCACCGATGTTTGATAAAAACATTTATACTGCTCGCATTATAGAAAATAATCCCCCTGGATTATCGATATTTGCTGTGAGCGCGAGAGACTCTGATTGGAATCAAAACGCAAGAATCTCGTACCTCCTCGAAGACACGCACGTCAGCGGTTATCCAATATCTACCTATGTGTCTTTAAACTCTGACACTGGGGATATTAGTGCTGTCCGCTCCTTTGATTATGAGCAAATTAAAGAAATTCAGTTGGTCGTCAaagcgcaggatggaggctccccTCCACTCAGTAGTAACGCGACTGTGAAAATAATGATCCAGGACCACAACGACAACGCCCCTCAGGTTCTGTACCCGGTCCAGACTGGAGGCTCTGTGGTGGCTGAGATGGTTCCTCGTTCAGCAGATGTGGGCTATCTGGTGACTAAAGTGGTGGCTGTTGATGTGGACTCTGGACAGAATGCCTGGCTTTCCTATAAACTGCAGAAAGCCACAGACAGGGCGCTGTTTGAAGTGGGTTTACAGAATGGAGAAATAAGAACTATCCGCCAAGTCACTGATAAAGATGCTGTCAAACAAAGACTGACTGTGTTCGTGGAGGACAACGGGCAGCCCTCTCGTTCAGCTACAGTCATTGTTAACGTGGCGGTGGCGGACAGCTACCCTGAAGTGCTGTCAGAGTTCACTGACTTTACGCACGACAAGGAATACAATGACAACCTGACTTTTTACTTAGTGCTGGCTTTGGCTGTAGTTTCCTTTCTCTTCATCACGTGTTTAGTGGTTATTATATCAGTGAAAATCTACAGATGGAGACAGTCTCGCATCCTGTATCACTCCAGTctcccggtgattccatattatcCACCACGTTACTCAGACACTTTGGGGACAGGGACTCTGCCACACGTGTACAACTACGAGGTGTGCAGGACGACTGACTCCAGAAAGAGTGACTGTAAGTTCGGCACAGCTGGTAGTCAGAAGGTGCTGATAATGGACCCCAGTTCTACAGGAACCATGCAGCGGATACAGAGTGAAAAGAACATCCTGGATGAACCAGATTCTCCTCTGGAGGTGAGTTGTGGTTTATCTGTATTTTAA